Genomic DNA from Cloeon dipterum chromosome 3, ieCloDipt1.1, whole genome shotgun sequence:
CGAGGAACAGCATCTCTTCCACGGCTCACCAAATGCACATGTCATTGCCGCGGAGGGCTTCGACACCGGATTCGCCAAGACCTCAGGCATGTTTGGAAAAGgtgcgttatttttttatgaaaaggagatataaaaaatcatttgcgCAGAGCGCTCCATCCtgattaatttctatttttagttACACACAGAAAATCGAATCTCTTTTCTGACTACTTTAagctgaattattaaaaactagtTAAATCCTCAATTTCCAGGCGTGTATTTCGCTGAGCATTCTTCCAAGAGCAACAACTACGCGTTTGGCGACCACCAGGCATGTTCGCCGCACTGCAACGTAAACTGCAGCGTGTGCGTGCGCAAGATGCTCATCTGCACGGTTGCCCTGGGCCGCAAATTCGAGACTTCCGAGGCGACCGTGTCCGGACTGCCTTCAGGATACCACTCGGTGAAAGCCAATGCGGGATCCGCCCTTCTGTACCCTGAGTACGTCATTTACAACGACGATCAggtatttataaaatatttcatacaaataatggattataatttaatttttttcaggtgtACCCCAGCTACCTGATTGAGTACACGACTAATTACGTGCGTGGATATGAAATGCGCGCACCAGAGGGGGCAGCTGGCGACTATAAAGCATGATGTATGTCAGGATTGAAAAGTGCACAATTAAATGTCGAGATAACGCCTTATTCTTTATGGTTTAATCTTTGTGCAcgttttttcacttgattgcttagcaaaataaaatctaaacggcaaattgagacaaatttgtgtttttaaaaaagccaaaCATAACTTTTCAAGCAGAAGGAATTTTATAATCATTCCAATGAGATTAGACAAGGGGAAGAAGGGAAGAACCAACATTTATGATGATAATTGTTCACGGAATTTTAGCACTATCATTACAACAAGCTAAACCCTTGAGCTTTTGATGAGATTACAACAATTTAGGGGGTCTTGACTATTTAATCAGCGGCTGTACTGTAATTTAGGGTCACGTGGACTGCCGCCGTAAATTTAgcgatgaaaataataaactgcaATTGATAATAAACGAACCGCGAAAGTCTAAAGGAGCGGGAGTAGACTAAAACAGCAAGTTAGACTTTCCAAGCAGATAAGTTGGCTGTACCACTTATAGAACGGCGCTGTTAATACCGTCTCTCGCAATCATGACGAGCGATAGTAGACATTGGTACAACGGAATT
This window encodes:
- the LOC135939582 gene encoding poly [ADP-ribose] polymerase tankyrase-2-like, with the translated sequence MASSSRTWVNGICLEELPKGHDDFKYVEDKMHSTIGHSEVTGYNILKVYRINNKYTWPQYVRRRQEISQQLGGQEVEEQHLFHGSPNAHVIAAEGFDTGFAKTSGMFGKGVYFAEHSSKSNNYAFGDHQACSPHCNVNCSVCVRKMLICTVALGRKFETSEATVSGLPSGYHSVKANAGSALLYPEYVIYNDDQVYPSYLIEYTTNYVRGYEMRAPEGAAGDYKA